GCCTGAGGCAGTCCTAGTGTCCTTCAGTTCTCCTGTCATCTCACTACTCCAAACTGTATTTCAGAGGCTTCTGTTTCAAGCTGGCGGTGTAGGAGGATGTCTGTTCGTCTCTTCCTGCACCATAACTGCAACTAGCTGTTGGACAACTATcaacaggaggatgctggaacaCACCGAAAATGATATCCCACGTTCAAAGAAAAAGTGGAAGTCGCAACAAGATAATAGGAGGGGTACAATCACAATGAATTCAAATCCAATACCCACTGGGTGGGTAACTGGAGAACaaaaataccaaagaagttctcccacgattgtgaaagttctgcaccTCACATCAAGGAACCCAGCCTGTGGTTCTGACAAAGGGACTTGAAATTCCCTGGTCATCTGACCTTGAAGGGCAGATGGATTTGGTTTCAGGACTCCCACAGAAGTAGGGGAAACAGACACaccagtcttggagggcacaaacaaagtcttgcatgcaccaagacccagagaaaaGGAGCATTTACTCCACAGGAGACTGAATCAGACCTACCTCCAAGTGTTCAacagtctcctgtggaggcatgagTCAGCtggggctcaccacagggatgggGGCACTGGCAGAAGCAGTCCTAGTGGTCCTCCTTGGCGTAAGCCTTCTTACAGGTCAGCATTAACTCTGCCATAGAGACCACAgacccataattcaaaaagagacAAGCACTctaatgttcactgcaggacTGCTTACAACAACCAGCACATGGAAGACATGTAGATGTTCACTGACCGATGCAAGTAGAGAAGTAGTGGAAGGTACATGGGATTGAATATTGTTCTTGttattttgttgctaagttgtatctgactcttctgagaccccaaggactgtagctcaccagaatcctctgtccgtgggatttcccatgtaagaatactggggtttgttgccacttccttcttctgggtatcttcctgacccagagattgaacccatggctcctgcattgggaggcagattttttaccattgacCCACCAGGGTAAcctagtggaatattactcagtcataaaaatgaacaaaattgtgTCATTGTTAGagaggtggatggacctagagagggACATAcagagaaggaagtcagaaagagaaaaacaaagattgaATATTAATGTATATGTGTGGGATTGAGAAGAATGGCACAGGTgaccctatttgcaaagcagaaatcaaGACAGTGATATAGAGACCAAATGTATGGTGCCAAGGGGGAAAGGGTTAGGGTGGGAGGAATTAGaatattgggattgacacatacacactactgatactatgtgtaaaatagacaccTGTTGGGAATATACTATATACCACAGAGAACTCTCCTTAATTCACAGGGATGTCCTCAATGCAGGGGAAATCCAAAGTGagagggtatatgtatatgtatatctgattACTTTTAGTATGGAATAGAggctaacacaatgttgtaaagcaacatactgcaagaaatattaaaaaaaataatagagtaAGACAAATACATTCTTTTGTCTTTGCTGCCATTGACTCTAAACAGTGACTGTAAATGTACTTTTATTTAAACACTCCTTGATTTTTCAAAGAACAATGCAAAGTAAATCAGACTTTTCCTTCATAGGCTATTATTTAACACAGTGTTTTTACATGTTAACATGTACCTTTCAAAATGTAAATGTCATACAATGGAAACTAGGATTAATGACTTTGTAAATTTCTCTTCTTTACTGTAATTGTTTTTAGTTTCCTAGTTAGTATGGGAGAGCAAAACATGCCATCTCAAAATGTCTCTTTTGATATATAGGTTATTCTAACAGAAAACAATCAAGGCCAAAAGATTCAGAAAAGGAACTTGACTTTGGGCCTAACTACCTGAAAGTACTTAGACACAGGTCCTGTTCCCTGAAGAGAACTATGACCAGAGATAGCTGCAAAGATTATGGGCAAGGGGTGGTGGCGAAATCTTGGCAGGGCCTAGAGATGAGAGTCCACTCTGTGGCCCGGGGTCTCTGCCTGGCACAGAAAACATTCATTTACCAACattcctttccccttctccatgTGAACTGCCTTCCTATCCTTTCAAGTCCCAAACAACTGCCATTAACATTTCCTTTTGTATATTGCTCTGGGCTTTGGCCATGTTAATGAGTTATTCAGTTTTCATGGGTCTCTCTCATGTctatgtgttatcatacttttatTTTATCCTATTAATCTGTCTCACATCAATTTAATTCTTCGACCACCCACAAAAAACCTAGAAGGGCAGAGGGAAATTTCATCCTCCTGCATATTAGCTACATCTCACAGATTTCTTTCTGTGTTCAAAATCCTTAGTGACGTATTCAATAACAAACTAATGGCTATGAATGTCATTAATGATTTTACTCAGAGTGATATAAGAAcatatttctttatgtttttctagttttcatttatttatttactgagcaTTACCCTGCCCAATAGAGCATGAGCCAGGTTTcctcacagccagtccctcccatcaacaagcttccacaagcctcttaaaCTCattcttcagagggcagacagaagacctACAATGCCCTATCCTCTAGAACGAAAACCACAATCATACAAAGCTAACCTAAACGATCATGTTGATTACACCTTTGTGTAACTCAAAAGCTACGGGCCAGGctttgcagggccacccaaggcagacggatcatggtggagaattctaacaaaatgcggtccactggagaggagaatagcaaaccacttcagtatccttgcctcgagaaccccatgaacatcaggaaaaggaaaaagaaatgataccagGAGATCATACCAGGGGGAGATACCtgagccccccaggtcagtaggtgtctaATATGCTATTGgggaagagcccagaaatagctccagaaagaatgaagagactgggCCAAAGTCAAAATGATGcttagctgtggatgtgtctggtggtaaaagtaaagtccggtgctgtaaagaacagtccTACAAGAAACCTtgaatgttagctccatgaatcaatagaaattggtcaagcaggagatggcaagagtgactgtcaacattttagaaatcagaaaactaacatggacatgaataggtgaatttaattgaGATTACCATTGTATCTGTGGGAAAAAGTccattggaagaaatggagtggactcatagtcaaaaaaaaaaaaaaaaaaagactgtgaacTGCAGGTACTGGGTGCAATCTCcacaaggacagaatgatcttggttcatttccaaggcaaagcattcagcatcacagtaatccaagtctatgctccaaaaACTGATGTCAAAGAAGTTAGAGTTCAGTGGTGCTACGAAGATGTACATCATAGTCTAGAACTAATATCCCCCCAAAATatccttttcataataggggactggaatggaaatgtAGGAAGTAAAGGAATaacttgcagctgaagatggagaagctcacaCAGTCTGCATAAACAAGACCCGGAGctcactctggctcagatcataagctccttactgcaaaagacagacttaagttgaagaaagtagagaaaatcactaggccattcagatatgacctaaatcaagttccttatgattatacagtggaggtgaggaatAGTTTCAAGGAATATGATCTGGTAGGAAGACTGCCTGAAAACTAAAGATGGAGATTCCGAATAAGTTATAGGAGGTGGTAACCAAAACCATCCAcaagataaagaaatggaaaaggcttaatggttgtctgaggaggccttacaaatacctgagaatgAGAAGAAGCAAAAcgcaaaggaaagatacaccaatctgaatgcagatttccaaagaacatcAAGGAGTAATAAGAAAGCATTttcaagtgaacaatgcaaagaaatagagggaaaaaacagaatgggaaagattagagttGCTCAGTTTTAACAAATGACCTTGTATCAGTTGAACCAATCTAAGATGTTAATTACACAAGATGCTAAGTGGAGTAAGAGACTGGCTCTATAGGAACTCTGTAGACTATGCTAAATTTTCTGTAATCCTAAAtctcttctttaaaagaaatgcagAGCCTCACAAGATAAGATGTTCACCACTAATCAtgaaagaaatgcaaaccaaagctACAATGatgcatcacctcacacctgccagaaaggatatcataaaaaaaaaaaaaatctagaaacaataTGTGCTGAAgtggcatggagaaaagggaaccctcttgcactttgagggggaatgtaaattgatatagccactatggagaacagtatggagagtcctttcaaatctagaaataaaactaccctatgactcagcaatcccactattgggcatacacactgagaaagccATGTGTGAAAACATTCATGGACTGCACTGtatattgcagcactatttacaatagctaggacatggaagcaaccaccTCAacttccactgacagatgaatagatacagAAGTTGTGGTAGCTATAtaaatggactattactcaaccataaaaagtcaCAAATTTAAGTCAGTTGTAGGGAGGTGAATGCACCTAGGGTCTGTTacacggagtgaagtaagccagaaagagagcaAAAATATTGCGTATTAACgcatttatatggaatctagaaaatgtcaCTGATGAATCTATCTCCAGGGTAGGAATAGAGACACATGCAGAGAAAAGACGTGGACACAGcaagggatggagagagagggacaaactgagagaggcTATGACTTCTATGCACGGCCATGTGTACCAGAGATAGCTAGTGGGGAGATGCTCTGGAACAGAGGCAGCTCAGACTGctgtctgtgacaacctagaggactGAGATGGGGGTGGTGTGAGGGATGCTCATggagggggatatatgtatacttatggctgctTCATagtgttgtacaacagaaactaacacactataaaccaattatcctccaattaaaatttttcataaatgcTCTACTGATTTAAAATGTAGAAAGAGTCTGGACAAGGACACATAGCCAGTAGAGAGTTGTATACAACAATGCCAAATGAATAAGAACAATGAAAACCAAAAGATAACATAAGAATTTACCCTCAAATTAAAAATCTTAGGAAACACACAGAGGAAATAttcaaacatacaaagaacttcATGTATCTGGTATAAAATAGATCACCATAGCAAAATCAAGTCTGGCCTGGAAGAATCAACAATTACTTAGGtcacaaaatagaaaatacaccATAAATAAAAGCAACCATACAAAAAACGTACATACAAAGCAACCTCAGAACAATGTATACATTCCACACAGAGGCAACAAGAACTTCCTGACAGCCTTAGGAGAAAGAAGTCTCAAACAGAATAGTATGTTATGTGTATTCCTGAGGAGCACATATTGTAAGACTGTCGATGTTCCTTAACTCCTGTACAGATCTACTCCAGTCAGACCAGCTGAGACCACAATCAAAcatgggctgctgtttcctgtaCCCAGAATAAACCATGGAACACTTATACAAAGAATAAAGACAACTATTAACAGAAgcaaaaacacaaaactaaatAATCCCCAAGGCAAAGTAAGCCTCTAATGAACTTGACCCTATGAGTGCCAAGGTGAGGGAGTACTCGGAGACTGACAAGGGGTGTGCAGCCTACAAGGGAAGAAGACAACAGGATCAGCTGGAAAAGGCTTTAAAGCTCAGCCCTTGATTTTTCCACTGTGCCCTGGGGCCATGAATCGCTACAGCCTCACTGAAGGAATCTGAGGTAGCATCTCAGAGCTCCCATGCCAAGACCATGGGGAACAGAAGTTTGAGTTGGATGTGGCAGTATGGGCCAGAGGTCATGCAACAACCAGCACAAACTTTGCTGGTGGATGACAACTGGCCCTTTTAAGTGATCACCTTAATAGACTATCACACAGGGACTAAGAGAAAATGTAGTACCACAAAAGTTGTACCAAAGGACAGAAATTCACCTCAGAACTTTGGAGCAATGCCCCTGCAGTCGACTAAGAGCCCACAGTGAGAACCGTCAGGCTAAGGAGTCCCTTCACTTCTCTACTGGGATTGTGTGGGGCATGGTTGGGGACAGAGGTGGAGTCATCCAGGCCCTGCCAGCAGTCAATATGAAGATCCTGAGTGAGATGTGAAGGCTTCCACACCACAGAAGGCAgtctcccatccttccctctcagcTCATCTTACCGGCAGCAGCCATTTCCTGGAAGCCTCAGGCAGAAGTGTCCAAAGATGTACATGCACTTCGCACTAGGAGTCTCAGGATGTGATGTCTTCGATGTGAGGCCTTGGCCTCAGGTCAGCAGATGCCACGTAGCCCACCACCTACAGGGGACAAGGGAAGACACGGAGATTGGACGGAGCATCACTCAGCCCCGAAGACGGGGCCCGAAAGTGCCCTCACTGTCATTCTCAGGAGCTCCAGGAAGCCAGTTCGGCCAGGCCAGAAACAATTCCTGCTGGGGTGCTGACGGAAGCTAGAGCCTGAGAAGGAGGCCTGTAGACTCCGCTCAGTACAGGGAAGGTCTCAGGATCTGCTGATTCAAGGAAAGGTGCACATGTCAATCCTCCGGGAAGCTCCCCCGGAACCCCGCCCACCCTGGCCCCGCCTCTGCCGTCCGCCTGGAACACAGAAGCACATGACAGGAAGTGACGACCACGCACACACGCTGCGGCTGCGAAGCCATCTTGGAGAGCTGCTGTCGTCTTAGAGAACTGCCGTGTAGGGTGCCCAGACGGAGGACTCCCACGTCACACAAAGTGTCCAAGTGTGAGGTGACGTGAGTTACAAGTGCGGGAACACACGTCCGGCACGACCAAGCCTTTCCCTCTGAAAAGGGGGGGCCGGACAACCCCCGGCCACCCTGCCCCTGTTGTCCCCTGGAAGATTCGGGCCTGCATCTAAAGCCCCAAGTCCAGCCACGTCACCCAGGTGGTCTCCGAGAGGAAGGCTTCAGTCCGGGCCTGGTGGACTCCAGTTCTGCTCAGTAGAGGGAAAGCCCCGAGCCCTGTAGCTAAAAGGAGGGACCCTCGGGTGGGGTACTGAGGGTCTCACACCCCAGAACAGCGGCCACGTGAAACCCCCATCCCCCGCGATTTGGTCTCGAGGCATGCGGTTAGGATCCGGGCAGCTCTAACGGCTGAGGGGCACCCTCATTGCTATCTCGGATGTGGGACAGTGAGTAAGGAGGGGACCTCGGTCCGAGGGGTTGGTAGCTGGTCAGTACAGGGAGGATGTCAGGGCTCAGGAGGAGCCAGGGTGAGGACCATCCTCCCCGACACAAGGGCCAGTCAGGACCCTCCCCTGTGGTCAGCGCTTCCTCCTGGCCAAACACGGGGAAGGGAGGCTGCGGTCTGAGTGGGGAGGTTAGAGCTTGCTTACAGAAGGGCGGGTCCTGGGACCCTTCGGTGGGAGTCTGAGcgctccctcctctccttctccagagtCACAGGGAAGGTGGCAGCACAGCTTCAGAGCAGAAGAGGGATCCGGGCGGGTGCTAGGAGGTCATTCCCCGATTTTCATCCTAACTCTGAATGTGAACTGAAAGGACATACCTCCCATGCCAGTACCCACAGGCCCCCATCTAAAGCCCAGGCAGGGCTGTCTGGCTGCGCCCCAGGGCTCATTCTCACTTCCTCCTCAGGGGTCTCAGGGGACAGGCTGACTAGGAGAACAGGAGACTTGTGGGTCCTAGAGCAGTGGCCTTGCGAAGCAGACTTGGTTTAAGCCGGGGACGACTCTCCCTGGTGAAGGTGCTCACAAAGGTTCTTTATCCTTCTTCAAGGTGCCCTCATTGCCTGCCTTCCTAACTGCACGCCTGCCTGCGGTCCTTGACCTGTGTCATCATGCCTCGGAAGCACAAAAACAAGCATCATGCCCACGGGAAATGCCACCAGGTCCGGGAGGATACTCAGGAGGCCCAGGCCAGTGCTGCTGCAGCCCCAGGAGAGGagtgcccctcctccccctcttctgTCCCTCAGGGTTCTCCCCCGAGCTTCTCTGCTGCTGGCAATCGCCAGGAGCTTCAGGGAGCCATGGCCCCTAGCTCTCCTGATGCAGAGGCTTCCTGTGCAGGATCTGATCAAGGTGCCCAGGGCCCCAAGGAGGAAAGTGCAGATGCCGCCCGAGCAGCCCTGCTCGCTCGGAGCATTCGCAAAGATCCTCTCATGAGGAAGGCCAGCATGGTGATGGATTTCCTGCTGGAGAGGTACACCAAGAAGGAGCCCATCACAAAGAATGCCATGCTGAATGTCATCGGAAGGAAGTACAAGGAGCACTTCCCGGAGATCCTGAGCAGAGCCTCTGAGCGCGTGGAGCTGGTGTTTGGCCTGGAGCTGAAGGAAGTCGACTGCAGCAGGAACATCTATGCCCTCGTCAACAAGTTCACTCTCGGGGTTGAGGAAGGTTCAAGTGATGAGGAGGCGCTGCCCAAGTCTGGTCTCCTCATGGCGCTCCTGGGCGTCATCTTTATGAAGGGTAACCGTGCCACCGAGGAGGAGATCTGGGATTTCCTCAATGTGTTGGGGATCTATGCTGGGAGGAAGCACTCCATCTTTGGGGAGCCCAGAAAGCTCATCACCAAAGATCTGGTGCAGAAGGGGTACCTCAACTACCGCCAGGTGCCCAATAGTGATCCTCCGCTCTACGAGTTCCTGTGGGGCCCGAGATCTTATGCTGAGACCAATAAGATGAAGGTGTTGGAAGTTCTGGCCAAGATCCAGGATACGGTCCCGAGTTCCTTCCCAGACCTCTATGACGAGGCTCTGAGAGATCAGGCCTTtagagcagggctgagaggcaTTCCCATTTCTCCAGCGATGGCTGAGGCCAGTGCCCCTTCCAGGGCCAAGTCCTACAGCTCCTCCCACATCTAGGGAGGGGTCAGGGCATTTTGTTCCCTTTGAGTTGGAAGAGAACAGTCCACCTCCAAAATATCACAGGGTAGTAGGGGCGGGGGGAACAAAACCCATATGTTGTTTACAGCTTTAAGTAGTATGGGAGTTTAAGTGCAGTTTTGACAAAATATGCATGTTTTCCTTTTATCCATATGAATACTATCTAGTCAAAAATAGATGATTTCAGTAGGTAGGTAgaggtgttttataattttaaatgttactgCTCTTCATAAGTTTTATTTTGCTTCAGAATCTAGGTTTATTAATGTCATGGAGTCATGTTTACTGTTACTAGGTTTATGACTAGAGGTTCGTTATTTGTAAACAAGTTGAAAAGACTTCAgtattttctttatggtccggaATGAGGTACTATAGCACTGGAATAGGATTTTACTTGGAAATGTGTAAGAAtcctagaaataaatatttgcgaACAGATAGCTTTCAGAGTAAACGCAGGTTTCTTCTTCATTTGTCTTATCTGTCCTGTTTCCTTGTAAAAGTTAATAACATGGACTTAGATTTGTGTAGCTTATTCAAACTGTATGACACTTAAATCATAATAAAATAGAGTCTTTGctcattatttctgttttctgccaaatGAATTGACCCTCTTCTGtttagaaggctttcttatagtaCTGGGTTGATAAGAAAATGGAGACCAAGccactgcccatggaattttgaGTCTAGCAGCTGATACCATATAAGGAAGGTGGTAAGCTAACTCTAAGGAATAAACAAATCATACATTTAAATGGGGGAGGTGTGGAAGAGGAGGTTCCAGCTGAGAGCAAGCATGTCTGGGTTACCTGATTAAAGCAGCATTGGGTCTCGGGAAACGTTTAGTTCCTCGGTGGGAGGTCATTTTCAGTCCAGATGCATGATGGGCTCGATGAAGCTATGGGAGAGATGCCAGAACTCATACCATGGTTCTCAGAGGTGAGGCGGTAAACCTGGAATATATCTCAACCATATATTTACCATTATTTGGGGATATCTCAAAAACATAGGGAATCTCAACATAAGGAATGGAATGGGCCCTGTGCACTTGAGCCAGGGAAGTGAACACTCACACTACGTACGTTTTTTCATCAAAGCTGTCCAGAGAGTTTCTGAGAAACAAGGATGATACCCATTGAAGCGAGATGCCAAGACGTCACCAGACTGTCTCTCTTATTCTGGGATGGGAGCACCAGAACTTGCTCTGTTAAATGGGCAGTTTAATTAGGTTGTGTTTAGTGTAATTTGGCAAACTTTAAGGGTGGGCTCAATTTTTGCTGTCAGTGGGCTTAATTTAGGGGTGGTTTGGACAAAAAACAGCACCTGAGAGGGACGTTGTTGGTccttgagacaaatgaacttGTACTTGGATCCATGCGGAGAAGATAACCCCAAACACATACTAAAACAGGTGCTCAAATAGGGAAATACCACTTAGTTTTACTCACTTGGGAGCAttagtgctgatgtggatttgaTTATTGTTTGGAGTTGCATATTCTATAA
This portion of the Capra hircus breed San Clemente chromosome X unlocalized genomic scaffold, ASM170441v1, whole genome shotgun sequence genome encodes:
- the LOC108634310 gene encoding melanoma-associated antigen B17-like; translated protein: MPRKHKNKHHAHGKCHQVREDTQEAQASAAAAPGEECPSSPSSVPQGSPPSFSAAGNRQELQGAMAPSSPDAEASCAGSDQGAQGPKEESADAARAALLARSIRKDPLMRKASMVMDFLLERYTKKEPITKNAMLNVIGRKYKEHFPEILSRASERVELVFGLELKEVDCSRNIYALVNKFTLGVEEGSSDEEALPKSGLLMALLGVIFMKGNRATEEEIWDFLNVLGIYAGRKHSIFGEPRKLITKDLVQKGYLNYRQVPNSDPPLYEFLWGPRSYAETNKMKVLEVLAKIQDTVPSSFPDLYDEALRDQAFRAGLRGIPISPAMAEASAPSRAKSYSSSHI